The following coding sequences are from one Streptomyces sp. NBC_01294 window:
- a CDS encoding alpha/beta fold hydrolase has protein sequence MDSIYRSAAGREHIHRWCTDRLDAWPVPHERSQVTANGALTHLVTAGSGPTTVVFVPGTNFNAAASLPLATAVTAAGHRLVMADVPGQPGLSSEKRTISGVRLPWYGTWLSEVLETAVAGPAVVIGHSFGAAIALSSPSPRIDRLVLVSPGGLGRLRLAPGLLAASAAWFMRPTPARSTRLLQAMLAPGHQPRAELVEWMTLVARHSRSSGAPGTADLPSRAVPRLVATGVHDTFLPPRRFAPVVRATLGTGLHVIPDAGHLVVEEHPDRLAALV, from the coding sequence ATGGACTCCATCTACCGCAGTGCGGCGGGCCGGGAGCACATCCACCGCTGGTGCACCGACCGGCTCGACGCGTGGCCCGTGCCGCACGAGCGGTCTCAGGTGACCGCCAACGGAGCGCTGACCCACCTGGTGACCGCCGGCTCCGGCCCGACCACGGTCGTCTTCGTCCCGGGGACGAACTTCAACGCCGCCGCGTCCCTGCCCCTGGCCACTGCCGTGACCGCGGCCGGACACCGGCTCGTCATGGCGGACGTCCCCGGGCAGCCCGGCCTCAGCTCCGAGAAGCGCACGATCTCGGGCGTCCGCCTCCCCTGGTACGGCACCTGGCTGAGCGAGGTACTCGAGACGGCCGTGGCGGGGCCCGCGGTGGTGATCGGCCATTCCTTCGGCGCCGCCATCGCACTCTCCAGCCCGTCACCACGCATCGACCGGCTCGTCCTCGTCTCCCCTGGGGGACTGGGCCGGCTACGCCTGGCCCCCGGCCTGCTGGCCGCCTCAGCCGCCTGGTTCATGCGGCCGACCCCAGCCCGCAGCACCCGGCTCCTGCAGGCCATGCTCGCGCCCGGCCACCAGCCGCGCGCGGAACTGGTGGAGTGGATGACGCTGGTCGCGCGTCACTCCCGCTCCAGCGGAGCCCCCGGGACGGCCGACCTGCCCTCGCGAGCGGTTCCCCGACTGGTCGCCACCGGCGTGCACGACACGTTCCTGCCACCGCGACGATTCGCCCCTGTCGTCCGCGCAACGCTCGGTACCGGCCTGCACGTCATCCCCGACGCCGGCCACCTCGTCGTCGAGGAACACCCCGACCGTCTGGCGGCCCTCGTATGA
- a CDS encoding GNAT family N-acetyltransferase, protein MINLPSHRLPGLVRWFPVGAPGSGALTEHVLTTEAGRWWVDRVIQPRVIAAECGDHVLLLGDPQALTPQDLAHFAHRYIEAPGHFRPLIGAAFDRVVPWQRTVYVKRTTAPAAPRPRGITLRRLTAQDARALSTLSPAMHRIHRTWGGPNALARSGYAWAAFRNGRIVAVACTYFLGTVYEDIACVSVPDPRLQHLALACVDALCSDIATRRRTPSWTCSVGNRAGRLLASSAGFRAEREYGHYAVGAPAATERVAAG, encoded by the coding sequence GTGATCAATCTGCCCTCCCACCGACTTCCGGGCCTCGTCCGCTGGTTCCCTGTCGGCGCACCGGGCTCGGGCGCCCTGACCGAGCACGTACTGACCACCGAGGCCGGCCGCTGGTGGGTGGACCGGGTCATCCAGCCACGTGTCATCGCCGCCGAATGCGGGGACCACGTACTGCTGCTCGGGGACCCGCAAGCGCTGACACCCCAGGACCTGGCGCACTTCGCCCACCGGTACATCGAGGCACCCGGCCACTTCCGGCCGCTGATCGGGGCCGCGTTCGACCGCGTCGTGCCCTGGCAGCGCACGGTGTACGTCAAGCGCACCACGGCGCCGGCCGCACCGCGCCCGAGGGGGATCACGCTACGACGGCTGACCGCTCAGGACGCCCGGGCGCTCAGCACCCTGTCTCCCGCGATGCACCGGATCCACCGCACCTGGGGCGGCCCCAACGCGCTTGCCCGTTCCGGTTACGCCTGGGCAGCGTTCCGTAACGGCCGCATCGTGGCCGTGGCCTGCACGTATTTCCTCGGCACCGTCTACGAGGACATCGCCTGCGTCTCCGTGCCCGACCCCCGCCTTCAGCACCTCGCGCTCGCCTGTGTCGACGCCCTGTGCTCGGACATAGCCACCCGCCGCCGCACCCCCAGCTGGACCTGCTCCGTGGGCAACCGGGCCGGTCGCCTGCTCGCCTCCAGTGCGGGATTCCGCGCCGAACGCGAGTACGGTCACTACGCGGTCGGCGCTCCTGCCGCCACCGAAAGAGTGGCAGCGGGATGA
- a CDS encoding SDR family NAD(P)-dependent oxidoreductase yields MPSSLSGRTVLVTGATSGIGYETARQLAERGVTVLLHGRTPDEAQAATDRLITTAGINGSSLRPLAADFAHLDEVESLAYAVVREHPRLDVLVNNAAIAAPERHTVTADGNEIAFQVNFLSHYLLTNLLEPALTSDPGGRVVNVSSSLHRTATIMWNDPQHLRRYSRLAAYAQSQLALTVFAADPRVTAVSVNPGICDTGLLPLYGNEGAPASEGAQHVVRLCDPATEIVNGAYYDRSEHVTPAAAATDDRTVKRLNKLADLLVGHTA; encoded by the coding sequence ATGCCTTCATCCCTGTCCGGACGTACCGTCCTCGTCACCGGCGCCACCTCCGGCATCGGCTACGAGACTGCCCGCCAGCTCGCAGAGCGCGGCGTCACCGTCCTCCTGCACGGCCGCACCCCCGATGAGGCGCAGGCCGCCACCGACCGGCTGATCACCACCGCCGGCATCAACGGCTCCTCCCTGCGGCCGCTCGCCGCCGACTTCGCCCACCTCGACGAAGTCGAGAGCCTGGCCTACGCGGTCGTACGCGAGCACCCGCGTCTCGACGTGCTCGTCAACAACGCCGCCATTGCCGCGCCCGAGCGCCACACCGTCACGGCCGACGGCAACGAGATCGCCTTCCAGGTCAACTTCCTCTCCCACTACCTGCTGACGAACCTGCTGGAGCCAGCGCTGACCTCCGACCCCGGTGGCCGGGTCGTCAACGTCTCCTCCTCGCTCCACCGCACCGCCACGATCATGTGGAACGACCCGCAGCATCTCCGTCGATACTCCCGCCTCGCCGCCTACGCGCAGTCGCAGCTGGCCCTGACCGTCTTCGCCGCGGACCCTCGCGTCACCGCGGTCTCCGTCAACCCGGGCATTTGCGACACCGGGCTCCTCCCGCTGTACGGGAACGAGGGCGCGCCGGCCTCCGAGGGGGCGCAGCACGTCGTACGGCTCTGCGACCCGGCCACCGAGATCGTCAACGGCGCCTACTACGACCGCTCCGAGCACGTCACGCCGGCCGCGGCCGCCACCGACGACCGGACCGTCAAGCGCCTCAACAAGCTCGCCGACCTCCTCGTCGGCCACACCGCCTGA
- a CDS encoding MerR family transcriptional regulator has product MITIGQLARYVGVSIKTIRVYHDKGLLPEPDRDASGYRRYGAQDAIELIKIRTLAEAGVSLARIRDLRSATDEELQQALREIDDELTARIRGLRTARVRLRRLAAGHPALLPTEVGDHLEHLAQWGFTPRWVDLQRDLWILMFATHPDRALALFHDQTESLANPALRQLFLDYDHAHDLDADDPRIDDLARRITQATRERYGSDELPGLDAPSEIPALVQDTVNATSPAWQRLDTLIRTQLGA; this is encoded by the coding sequence GTGATCACCATCGGGCAGCTGGCCAGGTACGTCGGCGTGTCGATCAAGACCATCCGCGTCTATCACGACAAAGGGCTGCTACCCGAGCCCGACCGCGATGCGTCCGGCTACCGGCGGTACGGCGCGCAGGACGCCATCGAACTGATCAAGATCCGGACGCTCGCCGAAGCCGGCGTCTCCCTGGCCCGTATCCGGGACCTGAGATCGGCAACCGACGAGGAGCTCCAGCAGGCGCTGCGCGAGATCGACGACGAGCTCACCGCCCGCATCCGTGGCCTGCGGACAGCACGGGTCCGCCTGCGCCGGCTCGCCGCCGGGCATCCGGCGCTCCTGCCCACCGAAGTCGGTGACCATCTGGAGCACCTGGCCCAGTGGGGATTCACACCTCGATGGGTGGACCTGCAACGCGACCTGTGGATCCTCATGTTCGCCACCCACCCGGACAGGGCGCTCGCCCTGTTCCACGACCAAACCGAGAGCCTGGCCAACCCGGCGCTACGGCAGCTCTTCCTCGACTACGACCACGCACACGACCTCGACGCGGACGATCCCCGCATCGACGACCTCGCCCGCCGGATCACCCAGGCGACTCGGGAACGCTACGGATCCGACGAACTGCCTGGCCTGGATGCACCCTCCGAGATCCCCGCCCTCGTCCAGGACACGGTCAACGCCACGTCCCCGGCATGGCAGCGACTCGACACACTCATCCGCACACAACTGGGCGCATAG
- a CDS encoding sensor histidine kinase, with the protein MARGRLRIYLGAAPGVGKTYAMLQEGQRLAAAGAEVVVGFVEPHGRRPTAALAEGLEIVPRRTREYRGATFTEMDLDGVLARRPQVALVDELAHTNVPGSRNAKRWQDVEELLDAGIDVVTTLNVQHLESLGDVVRQITGVPQRETLPDEVARRADQIELVDLPPELLRRRMLHGEIYPSDRIEAALTHYFRVGNLTALRELALLWLADRVEEGLQRYRAEHGITTPWETRERIMVALTGGPEGDTLIRRAARISARVPGSELLALHVVPSDGLTHGDPAALAAQRALVESLGGSYHQTTGDEIPEALLQFAEAENVTQIVLGAGRRGRLSTFLQGSVGHRTIRRSGPIDVLVITHEHAAGESSALRLPHPSRATGPRRFWTAMLLAAITLPGLTAVLVLLGEPVDLALALVLYLLAVVVIALVGGLVPALLAAFAAGLLADYYFTPPVHSLRVERLSDVLALVVYVVTAAIVGTAAGTAARRTYQAVRASAEARALSRLATAMMHGQDLPTLLEQVREDFGLDAVSLLERDTARPAEPRWYVVASTGTDPPERPYAADVESPVGDDLTLAARGRPLSSDDQRVLGVCAAQLGMAYSQGRLVAHDAESRLRAEAEHTRASLLLTASRDLRGPLHAADEALVSLHNLLASPEQNRLLDTARSSVGHAVQLVSDLDAISRLHAGALDLYLRPLDLDEVLTAVLDALGPGGRTVRCSLPEQLPDVIADAAVLTRVLTALAAEAQRHSPPDRTALLTAETRPGIVEIRLTDGAEGMTPGTRPGRTVHGLTLRMSRDLVETMGGTLEPGVSGAGFEVKLTLPAAAPRTTTA; encoded by the coding sequence ATGGCGCGTGGGCGATTGAGGATCTACCTCGGGGCCGCCCCGGGGGTGGGGAAGACGTACGCCATGCTCCAGGAGGGGCAGCGGCTGGCCGCGGCCGGCGCCGAGGTGGTCGTTGGCTTCGTCGAGCCGCACGGGCGACGGCCCACCGCCGCCCTCGCCGAGGGGCTGGAGATCGTTCCCCGGCGGACCAGGGAGTACCGCGGGGCGACCTTCACGGAGATGGATCTGGACGGGGTGCTCGCCCGCCGTCCGCAGGTCGCTCTGGTCGACGAACTGGCCCACACCAATGTGCCCGGCTCCCGCAACGCCAAGCGGTGGCAGGACGTCGAGGAACTCCTGGACGCGGGGATCGACGTCGTCACCACGCTCAACGTCCAGCACCTGGAGTCCCTGGGCGACGTGGTCCGGCAGATCACCGGGGTGCCACAGCGCGAGACCCTGCCCGACGAGGTGGCACGCCGCGCGGACCAGATCGAACTGGTCGACCTGCCGCCCGAGCTGCTGCGCCGGCGCATGCTGCACGGCGAGATCTACCCGTCGGACCGCATCGAGGCCGCCCTCACCCACTACTTCCGCGTCGGCAACCTCACCGCCCTACGCGAACTCGCCCTGCTCTGGCTCGCCGACCGCGTCGAGGAAGGACTGCAGCGCTACCGCGCCGAACACGGCATCACCACCCCCTGGGAGACCCGCGAGCGCATCATGGTCGCCCTCACCGGCGGACCCGAGGGCGACACCCTCATCCGCCGCGCCGCCCGGATCAGCGCCCGAGTCCCCGGCAGTGAGCTGCTGGCCCTGCACGTCGTACCGAGCGACGGCCTCACCCACGGCGATCCGGCCGCCCTCGCCGCCCAACGGGCCCTGGTGGAGTCGCTGGGCGGCAGCTACCACCAGACCACCGGCGACGAGATCCCCGAGGCGCTGCTCCAGTTCGCGGAGGCCGAGAACGTCACGCAGATCGTGCTGGGCGCCGGCCGTCGCGGCAGGCTGTCCACGTTCCTCCAGGGCAGTGTGGGGCACCGGACGATCCGGCGGTCCGGCCCCATCGACGTACTCGTGATCACCCACGAGCACGCCGCCGGGGAGTCCTCCGCCCTGCGGCTGCCGCACCCGAGCCGCGCCACCGGCCCCCGGCGCTTCTGGACGGCGATGCTGCTCGCGGCGATCACGCTCCCGGGCCTGACCGCCGTGCTGGTCCTCCTGGGCGAGCCCGTGGACCTCGCCCTCGCCCTGGTGCTCTACCTGCTCGCCGTCGTCGTGATCGCCCTGGTCGGGGGCCTCGTACCCGCGCTGCTGGCCGCATTCGCCGCAGGACTGCTCGCCGACTACTACTTCACCCCGCCCGTCCACTCACTGCGCGTCGAGCGCCTGTCCGACGTCCTCGCGCTGGTGGTGTACGTCGTCACGGCCGCCATTGTCGGGACGGCCGCGGGCACGGCCGCGCGCCGCACGTACCAGGCCGTCCGCGCGAGCGCCGAGGCACGGGCGCTGAGCCGGCTGGCCACCGCCATGATGCACGGCCAGGACCTGCCGACCCTGCTCGAACAGGTACGGGAGGACTTCGGTCTGGACGCGGTGAGCCTGCTGGAACGAGATACGGCGCGTCCCGCCGAGCCTCGTTGGTACGTCGTCGCCAGCACCGGCACCGATCCGCCCGAGCGCCCGTACGCCGCCGACGTGGAAAGCCCTGTCGGTGACGACCTCACGTTGGCAGCCCGAGGACGCCCGCTGAGCAGCGACGACCAGCGGGTTCTCGGGGTGTGTGCGGCGCAGTTGGGCATGGCGTACTCCCAAGGCCGACTCGTCGCGCACGATGCGGAATCCCGCCTCCGTGCCGAAGCCGAGCACACCCGGGCCTCACTGCTCCTGACCGCGAGCCGCGACCTGCGGGGCCCGCTGCACGCCGCGGACGAGGCCCTCGTCAGCCTCCACAACCTCCTCGCGAGCCCGGAACAGAACCGCCTCCTCGACACGGCCCGGTCGTCGGTGGGCCACGCCGTTCAGCTTGTCTCGGACCTCGACGCCATCAGCCGTCTGCATGCCGGAGCGCTCGACCTGTACCTGCGCCCGCTCGACCTCGATGAAGTGCTGACCGCCGTTCTCGACGCCCTCGGCCCCGGGGGGCGTACGGTCCGCTGCAGCCTGCCGGAGCAGCTCCCTGACGTGATCGCCGACGCGGCGGTACTCACCCGGGTCCTGACCGCGCTGGCGGCCGAGGCCCAGCGGCACAGCCCGCCGGACCGGACCGCGCTGCTGACGGCCGAAACTCGGCCCGGCATCGTGGAGATCCGTCTGACGGACGGAGCGGAGGGCATGACGCCGGGGACGCGCCCGGGCCGCACGGTTCACGGCCTGACCCTGCGGATGTCCCGCGACCTCGTGGAAACCATGGGGGGAACGCTCGAACCCGGTGTTTCCGGCGCCGGGTTCGAGGTCAAGCTCACCCTTCCGGCAGCGGCCCCCAGGACCACGACTGCCTGA
- a CDS encoding IS630 family transposase (programmed frameshift), with protein MRYPQGGGLTAERQAFRERVRMEAVGMFADGRGSTEIAKELRVSVRSVQRWRRAWREAGQDAVRSRGPASRPKLSDVLFAVLEEELAKGPVAHGWPDQRWTLARIKTLIGRRFHKSMTLSGISQMLRRHGWSHQVPARRAVERDEAAVAGWGEGGVAAPGTIAAALGAWLVFEDEAGFSMTPPTSRTWGKRGSTPVIRVRGRSQRRFSIAALCCYKAGERSRLIYRPKRHTDHKSGGRKSFAWTEYRDLLIAAHQQLDGPIVLIWDNLNVHKDRRMRAFIDAQDWITAYHLPPYAPDLNPVEGIWSVLRRTSQANTVFTDPDHLIRRLRHGLRQIQYRGDIINGCLSATGLTLTTPRLQPQ; from the exons ATGAGGTATCCGCAGGGTGGGGGTCTGACCGCGGAGAGGCAAGCGTTCCGTGAGCGGGTCCGAATGGAAGCGGTCGGTATGTTCGCCGATGGGCGGGGCAGTACGGAGATCGCGAAGGAGTTACGGGTCAGTGTCCGGTCGGTCCAGCGGTGGCGTCGGGCCTGGCGGGAGGCCGGTCAGGACGCGGTTCGTTCCCGTGGCCCGGCGTCCCGGCCGAAGTTGAGCGACGTGCTGTTCGCCGTGCTTGAGGAGGAGTTGGCCAAAGGTCCGGTCGCCCATGGGTGGCCGGATCAGCGGTGGACGCTGGCCAGGATCAAGACGCTGATCGGCCGGAGGTTCCACAAGAGCATGACGTTGTCGGGGATCTCGCAGATGCTGCGGAGGCACGGTTGGAGCCATCAGGTTCCGGCCCGTCGTGCCGTCGAGCGGGACGAGGCGGCGGTGGCCGGCTGGG GTGAAGGAGGTGTGGCCGCACCTGGAACCATCGCGGCGGCGCTCGGGGCCTGGCTCGTCTTCGAGGACGAGGCAGGATTCTCGATGACGCCGCCGACCTCCCGCACCTGGGGCAAACGCGGCAGCACACCGGTCATTCGGGTGAGAGGCCGTTCCCAACGCCGCTTCTCCATCGCCGCTCTGTGCTGCTACAAGGCCGGCGAACGCTCTCGCCTGATCTACCGGCCCAAACGGCATACCGACCACAAGAGCGGCGGCCGCAAGAGCTTCGCCTGGACCGAGTACCGCGACCTCCTCATCGCAGCCCACCAGCAGTTGGACGGGCCGATCGTCCTCATCTGGGACAACTTGAACGTCCACAAGGACCGCCGGATGCGGGCCTTCATCGACGCGCAGGACTGGATCACCGCCTACCACCTGCCGCCCTATGCACCCGACCTCAACCCCGTGGAAGGCATCTGGTCGGTTCTGCGCCGGACCAGCCAGGCCAACACCGTTTTCACCGACCCCGACCACCTCATCCGCCGGCTACGACACGGCCTCCGCCAAATCCAATACCGCGGCGACATCATCAACGGATGCCTCTCCGCGACCGGCCTCACACTCACGACACCACGCCTACAACCTCAGTAA
- a CDS encoding universal stress protein, with the protein MSRVVVVGVSGAPGSLAALHRAAAEARLRDAELWAVLAWQSPGNELGSRNGLGPSAWGECRAAAVERLREYLDTAFSAVKPGVTLAGLTVRGTPGAVLVDVARDPEDLLVVGTGSRAPLRRLVRPSVARYCLAHAACPVLVVPPSPLQAELESVHRRNLWRIPLDPRELAS; encoded by the coding sequence GTGAGCAGAGTCGTGGTGGTCGGTGTGAGCGGAGCACCGGGGAGTCTGGCCGCGCTGCACCGGGCGGCAGCGGAAGCCCGCCTGCGCGATGCGGAGCTGTGGGCCGTCCTGGCCTGGCAGTCACCGGGCAATGAACTCGGGAGCCGCAACGGCCTCGGGCCCTCCGCTTGGGGGGAATGCCGGGCCGCCGCCGTCGAAAGGCTGCGTGAGTACCTCGATACGGCCTTCAGCGCCGTGAAACCCGGTGTCACCCTCGCCGGGCTCACGGTACGCGGGACCCCGGGCGCGGTCCTCGTGGATGTCGCACGTGACCCGGAGGACCTCCTCGTGGTCGGTACGGGGTCCCGCGCCCCGCTGCGCCGACTCGTCCGTCCCTCGGTGGCCCGATACTGCCTCGCCCACGCTGCCTGCCCTGTCCTGGTGGTCCCGCCGTCCCCGCTCCAAGCCGAGCTGGAGTCCGTGCACCGTCGCAACCTCTGGAGAATTCCGCTGGACCCGAGGGAGCTGGCTTCCTGA
- a CDS encoding ABC transporter permease, translating into MSALSLAVRDSNTMLRRNLLHARRYPSGTLNLLLTPIMMLLLFVYIFGDVMSAGIGGGGADRSDYIAYIVPGLLLMTIGSTVIGAAVYVSMDMTEGLIARFRTMAVYRPSVLIGHVVGSVLQSVMSVVLVGAVGVAIGFRSTDATVVEWLAAFGLIVLFALALTWIAVGMGLASPNPEAASNMAMPLILLPLISSAFIPADTMPGWFQPIAEYQPFTPAIETLRGLLLGTEIGHNGWIAIAWCVGLTALGYRWSTAQFNRDAK; encoded by the coding sequence ATGAGCGCCCTCTCTCTCGCTGTACGCGACTCCAACACGATGTTGCGCCGCAACCTGCTGCACGCGCGGCGCTACCCGTCAGGGACCCTGAACCTGCTGCTCACGCCGATCATGATGCTGCTGCTCTTCGTCTACATCTTCGGCGACGTGATGAGCGCGGGCATCGGTGGCGGCGGCGCCGACCGTTCCGACTACATCGCCTACATCGTCCCGGGCTTGCTGCTGATGACCATCGGCAGCACCGTGATCGGGGCCGCGGTGTACGTCTCCATGGATATGACCGAGGGCCTCATCGCGCGCTTCCGCACGATGGCGGTCTACCGCCCTTCGGTACTCATCGGGCACGTCGTCGGCAGCGTGCTGCAATCCGTCATGAGCGTGGTCCTCGTCGGCGCCGTCGGAGTGGCCATCGGCTTCCGCTCCACGGACGCGACCGTCGTGGAGTGGCTGGCAGCATTCGGGCTCATCGTGCTCTTCGCCCTGGCGCTGACCTGGATCGCGGTCGGCATGGGTCTGGCCAGCCCGAACCCCGAGGCGGCCAGCAACATGGCCATGCCGCTGATCCTCCTCCCCCTCATCTCCAGCGCGTTCATCCCGGCCGACACCATGCCCGGCTGGTTCCAGCCGATCGCCGAGTACCAGCCCTTCACCCCCGCCATCGAGACCCTGCGCGGCCTCCTCCTCGGCACCGAGATCGGCCATAACGGCTGGATCGCGATCGCCTGGTGCGTCGGCCTGACCGCGCTCGGCTACCGCTGGTCGACCGCGCAGTTCAACCGCGACGCGAAATGA
- a CDS encoding ATP-binding cassette domain-containing protein encodes MPTSNRADGRPSPTAVSAVGLRKSYGEKLVLDGIDLHIPAGSVFALLGPNGAGKTTAVKILSTLITADAGELHVGGHDLAADPQAVRAAIGVTGQFSAVDGLITGEENMLLMADLHHLSKKEGRRVGRELLERFDLVEVAKKPASTYSGGMKRRLDLAMTLVGSPRIIFLDEPTTGLDPRSRHNMWSIIRGLVSDGVTVFLTTQYLEEADELADRIAVLNDSKIAAEGTAEELKRLIPGGHVRLRFTDPVAYQSAADALREVTRDDEALSLSIPSDGSQRELRSVLDRLDSAGIEADELTVHTPDLDDVFFALTGPADVPNQPKETAR; translated from the coding sequence ATGCCCACATCCAACCGGGCGGACGGTCGCCCGTCGCCGACCGCTGTCTCCGCCGTCGGACTACGCAAGTCCTACGGCGAAAAGCTCGTCCTCGACGGTATCGATCTGCACATCCCGGCCGGGTCCGTGTTCGCGCTGCTCGGCCCGAACGGCGCCGGCAAGACCACCGCCGTGAAGATCCTGTCCACGCTCATCACCGCCGACGCCGGCGAGCTGCACGTCGGCGGGCACGACCTGGCCGCCGACCCGCAGGCGGTGCGGGCCGCGATCGGTGTCACAGGGCAGTTCTCCGCCGTCGACGGCCTGATCACCGGCGAGGAGAACATGCTCCTCATGGCGGACCTGCACCATCTGTCCAAGAAGGAAGGGCGGCGGGTCGGCCGCGAACTCCTTGAGCGCTTCGACCTGGTGGAGGTGGCGAAGAAGCCCGCCTCCACCTACTCCGGGGGCATGAAGCGCCGCCTCGACCTCGCGATGACGCTGGTCGGCAGCCCGCGGATCATCTTCCTCGATGAGCCGACGACAGGGCTCGACCCCCGGTCCCGCCACAACATGTGGAGCATCATCCGCGGCCTCGTCTCCGACGGCGTGACCGTCTTCCTTACCACCCAGTACCTGGAGGAGGCCGACGAACTGGCCGACCGCATCGCTGTGTTGAACGACAGCAAGATCGCCGCCGAGGGCACCGCCGAAGAGCTCAAGCGGCTCATCCCGGGCGGGCACGTCCGGCTCCGCTTCACCGACCCGGTCGCGTACCAGTCCGCCGCTGACGCCCTGCGCGAGGTCACCCGGGACGACGAGGCACTCTCGCTGTCCATCCCCAGCGACGGGAGTCAGCGCGAACTGCGCTCCGTTCTCGACCGGCTCGACTCCGCCGGCATCGAGGCGGACGAACTGACCGTTCATACCCCGGACCTCGACGATGTGTTCTTCGCCCTGACCGGCCCGGCCGACGTCCCCAACCAGCCTAAGGAGACAGCCCGATGA
- a CDS encoding DUF1048 domain-containing protein has translation MGIQDIIEGKKQWRAHTARVKALPPDYQIVYKEMQKYLFKVGPIDLPDGPLLPGIVDFFEEGVAAGKGVLQLTGSDVAAFCDDLIKDSPTYADAYQESLNREPGTAGK, from the coding sequence ATGGGCATCCAGGACATCATCGAGGGCAAGAAGCAGTGGCGGGCGCACACGGCTCGGGTCAAAGCCCTTCCACCGGACTACCAGATCGTCTACAAGGAAATGCAGAAGTACCTGTTCAAGGTCGGACCGATCGACCTGCCTGATGGGCCCCTGCTCCCCGGGATCGTCGACTTCTTCGAGGAGGGCGTCGCCGCGGGCAAGGGCGTCTTGCAACTCACCGGCAGCGACGTCGCCGCGTTCTGTGACGACCTGATCAAGGACTCTCCCACGTATGCGGACGCCTACCAGGAATCCCTCAACAGGGAACCCGGCACGGCCGGGAAGTAG
- a CDS encoding DUF1048 domain-containing protein has product MNFWETITGSDLTREWKAFEARAAALPGDYRAAWEQIKVDLLPHGDFTGRNLMPILDAALGLLEETAADGQSVQEVLGDDIRGFCTALAGGEGARTYRDRWREQLNRNVARKLSRLGG; this is encoded by the coding sequence ATGAACTTCTGGGAGACCATCACAGGCAGCGATCTCACCAGGGAATGGAAGGCGTTCGAAGCCCGGGCCGCCGCCCTGCCGGGTGACTACCGGGCCGCGTGGGAACAGATCAAGGTCGACCTCCTCCCCCACGGGGACTTCACCGGCCGCAACCTGATGCCGATCCTCGACGCCGCCCTGGGACTGCTCGAAGAAACAGCGGCGGACGGGCAGAGCGTCCAGGAGGTGCTCGGCGACGATATCCGAGGCTTCTGCACGGCACTGGCCGGCGGCGAAGGGGCCCGCACCTATCGCGACCGCTGGCGCGAGCAGTTGAACAGGAACGTCGCCAGGAAATTGAGCAGGCTGGGAGGCTGA
- a CDS encoding PadR family transcriptional regulator yields the protein MDDLTEMLKGTLEGCVLEIIDREETYGYAITRQLNELGFTDVIEGTVYTILLRLERNGLVQVTKRPSGVGPPRKFYALNDAGREELAKFWAKWQYVSSRIDKLKEGGR from the coding sequence ATGGACGACCTGACGGAGATGCTGAAGGGCACGCTCGAAGGGTGCGTGCTCGAGATCATCGACCGCGAGGAGACCTACGGGTACGCCATCACCCGTCAGCTGAACGAGCTGGGCTTCACCGACGTCATCGAGGGGACGGTGTACACCATCTTGCTGCGGCTGGAGAGGAACGGACTCGTCCAGGTGACGAAGCGACCATCCGGGGTCGGTCCCCCGCGCAAGTTCTACGCGCTCAACGACGCGGGCCGCGAGGAGCTCGCGAAATTCTGGGCGAAATGGCAGTACGTCTCATCACGCATCGACAAGCTCAAGGAGGGCGGGCGATGA
- a CDS encoding MerR family transcriptional regulator — translation MDLQRDLWILVFATHPDRATMLFHDQADILADPTLRQPFRAYDHAYDLDADDPRLEDLALRIAEANRKRYGSDELPGLDADSEIPDLIQGTVNAASPAWERLDSLIRAQLNA, via the coding sequence GTGGACCTGCAACGCGACCTGTGGATCCTCGTGTTCGCCACCCACCCGGACCGCGCGACCATGCTGTTTCACGACCAGGCCGACATCCTGGCCGACCCGACGCTACGGCAGCCCTTCCGCGCCTACGACCACGCGTACGACCTCGACGCCGACGACCCACGCCTCGAAGACCTCGCCCTCCGTATCGCCGAGGCGAACCGGAAGCGTTACGGGTCCGACGAGCTGCCCGGCCTGGATGCGGACTCTGAGATCCCCGACCTCATCCAGGGCACGGTCAACGCCGCATCCCCGGCATGGGAACGGCTCGACTCGCTCATCCGCGCCCAACTGAACGCATGA